The following are from one region of the Lentimicrobiaceae bacterium genome:
- a CDS encoding PD-(D/E)XK nuclease family protein — translation MSQAFLEQVANKIKNNFPEKGNRLCVVMPNRRAGLFLKRYLAPADQKPVWAPAVFSVEDFFAHVSGLAIPDTLGLMLGLYEAHLKVEQTSAQSFDEFTSWGRGLLRDFDETDHYLVNPESMFHFLSETKALSLWNMDERPLTSFEQQYLQFFNSLPAYYQVFSENLLNQQQAYHGLACRKVAEQPDKYLKNTPWDHFIFAGFNAITPAQLHLIRHLISNGTAEVIWDADAHYINDPIQEAGRFLRQYKNDRSLGEFGEISDFFSHGKKEINIAGVPRNTGQARLAGTLVKALMNGGDPDILSKTAVVLADESLLLPLLNAIPAEAGQFNITMGYPLQFAPLYKFFERLMMMHANASAGKNKTEAYFYYKDIRAVLQHAYFPFIIDPKALQIAVANLQTARNPFLCISDLISQTNTEVIIPESLKIIFEKITSPANLTHLIIRVIDMFRSAMTGKNEENAWQNTDIEILYNLAVIANRLHTLTSESGIITSFSTLHSLFREMASSTPVAFYGEPLKGIQVMGMLETRTLDFENVILLSVNEDTLPAKKSFNSFIPFDVRQHFGMPTHQDQQAVYAYHFYRLLQRSKKTWLIYNSESDELGGGEKSRFISQITYELPRINPEIRIQEYKLSQGASLNESSAISISKDETILQKLGELSKKGLSPTALNKYLNCTLRFYFTYILKLSEPEEAEETMDYRTLGNIVHDVMYEFFLPFTGMVPDRASLTSLIQKIPGAIEKSVDKYFNGGEITLGRNLLIIKVAEVWIRRLIETEISETETRAEKLTIIALEETLEKEMLLQDAQSEERVIKLKGTADRIDRTGNQIRIIDYKTGKVEQRDIKIKHPGDLFDQEKPLKEKAFQLLFYMLLARDNDKIKQTQPGLKAGIISFRSLNQGFIPLLIEGTDIETALHDFEENLKEMLLELFNTEIPFKQTLKTENCSICPFKPICHKGEENKAW, via the coding sequence ATGAGCCAGGCTTTCCTTGAACAAGTAGCTAATAAAATTAAAAACAACTTTCCTGAAAAAGGCAACCGCCTGTGCGTAGTTATGCCCAATCGCAGGGCCGGACTATTTCTCAAACGCTACCTTGCACCTGCCGATCAGAAACCGGTATGGGCTCCTGCTGTTTTCTCAGTAGAAGATTTTTTCGCGCATGTATCTGGCCTGGCCATACCAGACACTCTTGGCCTGATGCTGGGACTGTATGAAGCTCACTTAAAAGTAGAGCAAACTTCTGCCCAGTCCTTTGATGAATTTACAAGCTGGGGACGAGGTTTGTTGCGCGATTTTGACGAAACAGACCATTATCTGGTCAATCCGGAAAGCATGTTTCACTTCCTGAGCGAAACCAAAGCCCTGAGCCTGTGGAATATGGATGAGCGCCCACTCACCAGTTTCGAACAGCAATATCTTCAATTTTTCAACTCTCTTCCCGCTTATTATCAGGTTTTTTCCGAAAATCTGCTCAATCAGCAACAGGCTTACCACGGGCTAGCCTGCCGGAAAGTAGCTGAGCAACCCGATAAATATCTGAAAAATACACCCTGGGACCATTTTATTTTTGCCGGTTTTAATGCCATTACTCCTGCCCAGCTCCATTTAATCAGGCACCTTATCAGTAACGGTACAGCAGAAGTGATTTGGGATGCAGATGCACATTACATCAACGACCCGATACAGGAAGCTGGCCGATTTCTGCGACAATATAAAAATGACCGTTCCTTAGGTGAGTTTGGAGAAATTTCCGATTTTTTTTCCCATGGCAAAAAGGAGATTAACATTGCCGGCGTTCCACGCAATACAGGACAAGCCAGGCTTGCAGGAACACTTGTAAAAGCACTCATGAACGGTGGAGATCCTGATATACTCAGCAAAACAGCCGTTGTGCTGGCAGATGAATCATTGCTGCTGCCTTTACTCAATGCCATTCCTGCCGAAGCCGGACAGTTTAACATTACCATGGGTTATCCTCTTCAGTTTGCCCCCCTCTATAAGTTTTTCGAAAGGCTGATGATGATGCATGCCAACGCTTCTGCCGGCAAAAATAAAACTGAGGCCTATTTTTACTACAAAGATATTCGCGCTGTGTTACAACACGCATATTTCCCGTTCATTATCGACCCAAAAGCATTACAAATAGCAGTTGCAAATCTGCAAACGGCCCGAAACCCTTTTTTGTGTATCTCTGACCTCATCAGTCAAACCAACACTGAAGTGATTATTCCGGAATCGTTAAAAATCATTTTCGAAAAAATCACCTCTCCTGCAAACTTAACCCATCTTATCATCAGGGTTATTGACATGTTCAGAAGTGCCATGACCGGTAAAAATGAGGAGAATGCCTGGCAGAATACAGATATAGAAATATTATACAATCTGGCTGTAATTGCCAACAGGTTGCATACGCTGACATCTGAATCCGGCATTATTACCTCATTCTCAACGCTTCATTCCCTCTTCAGGGAAATGGCTTCATCCACTCCTGTGGCCTTTTATGGCGAGCCACTCAAAGGTATACAGGTGATGGGAATGCTTGAAACCCGAACGCTCGACTTCGAAAATGTAATTTTGCTGTCAGTCAATGAAGACACTCTCCCGGCTAAAAAATCATTCAATTCATTCATTCCTTTTGATGTAAGGCAACATTTTGGCATGCCAACCCATCAGGACCAGCAGGCTGTTTATGCTTATCATTTTTACCGCCTGTTGCAACGAAGCAAAAAAACATGGCTGATATACAACTCCGAATCAGATGAACTTGGCGGTGGTGAAAAAAGCAGATTTATCAGTCAGATCACATATGAACTGCCACGGATAAATCCCGAAATCCGCATTCAGGAGTATAAACTCTCTCAAGGAGCAAGCTTGAATGAATCAAGTGCCATTTCCATATCAAAGGATGAAACTATCCTTCAGAAACTTGGCGAGCTTTCAAAAAAAGGCCTCTCTCCTACTGCCCTGAATAAATACCTGAACTGCACACTCCGGTTTTATTTTACCTACATCCTGAAGCTAAGCGAGCCGGAAGAAGCCGAAGAAACCATGGATTACCGCACACTTGGCAATATCGTACATGATGTGATGTATGAATTTTTCCTGCCATTCACCGGAATGGTTCCCGACAGAGCATCACTCACATCACTGATTCAAAAAATACCAGGTGCCATTGAAAAATCAGTTGATAAATATTTTAATGGCGGCGAGATTACCCTCGGGCGCAACCTCCTCATTATTAAAGTGGCAGAAGTTTGGATTCGCAGATTGATTGAAACAGAAATCAGCGAAACAGAAACCCGTGCTGAAAAACTAACCATCATTGCACTGGAAGAAACCCTTGAAAAAGAAATGCTGCTTCAGGATGCCCAATCAGAAGAAAGGGTGATTAAACTGAAAGGAACCGCTGACCGCATCGACAGAACGGGTAATCAGATCAGAATAATTGATTATAAAACTGGTAAAGTTGAACAACGGGATATCAAGATTAAGCACCCCGGCGATCTTTTCGACCAGGAAAAACCCTTAAAGGAAAAAGCTTTTCAGCTTTTGTTCTATATGCTGCTGGCCCGTGATAATGATAAAATAAAGCAAACACAGCCGGGGCTGAAGGCTGGCATTATCAGTTTCAGATCATTAAATCAGGGATTTATACCACTGTTAATTGAAGGAACAGATATTGAAACAGCGCTTCATGATTTTGAAGAAAACCTGAAAGAGATGCTACTTGAATTATTTAATACGGAAATCCCTTTTAAACAAACATTGAAAACAGAAAACTGCTCTATTTGCCCTTTCAAACCGATTTGCCATAAAGGAGAAGAAAACAAAGCCTGGTAA
- a CDS encoding nucleotidyltransferase family protein yields the protein MKAMILAAGLGTRMRPLTDNLPKALLPIGKYTLLEFAILKLKHAGFDQIIINVHHFPHLITSYLAEHKNFGCQIEISDESSRLLETGGGIKKAAWFFKDEKAVLIYNVDIVGDLDLQLLYKYHNESNNIATLVLRRRQTTRYLLFNNQMQLRAWQNVATGEQRVALQTNETLQAFAFSGIHMINPALVDYMQHDDTFSVIDTYLNIAGKLNVGGYVDESPLWADAGKPRSLEDASKIAAGMKL from the coding sequence ATGAAGGCAATGATACTGGCGGCCGGTTTGGGAACCCGCATGAGACCACTTACAGATAATCTGCCCAAAGCCCTGCTCCCCATCGGGAAGTACACGCTGCTTGAATTTGCCATTCTTAAACTAAAGCATGCCGGATTTGACCAAATCATTATCAATGTACACCACTTCCCTCATCTGATTACAAGTTACCTTGCCGAACATAAAAATTTTGGCTGTCAGATTGAAATATCAGATGAAAGCAGCCGCCTGCTTGAGACAGGTGGAGGGATAAAAAAAGCCGCCTGGTTTTTTAAAGATGAAAAAGCAGTTCTGATATACAATGTAGATATTGTTGGTGACCTTGATTTGCAATTGCTATACAAGTATCACAACGAAAGTAATAACATTGCCACGCTGGTACTTCGCCGGCGACAGACCACACGTTATTTACTCTTTAATAATCAAATGCAATTACGTGCATGGCAAAATGTTGCTACCGGAGAACAACGAGTCGCCCTTCAAACCAATGAAACACTTCAGGCATTCGCTTTTAGTGGTATTCATATGATTAATCCGGCGTTGGTGGATTACATGCAGCATGATGATACTTTCTCTGTAATTGACACTTACCTGAATATAGCCGGAAAATTAAATGTGGGTGGATATGTGGATGAAAGTCCCTTATGGGCCGATGCAGGTAAGCCCCGGAGCCTGGAAGATGCTTCGAAAATAGCTGCCGGGATGAAGTTATAA
- a CDS encoding phosphotransferase, which produces MTDSKEILSRLFTQWSGEQASSIKSLPASGSDRHYFRLSGNETNAIGAWNPDEKENRAFVGFSKHFSSIGLPVPEIFAFHEDEQAYIQADLGNETLFDILSNEGTSARVKDLYRQTVNWLPRFQIEGAQGLNFDLCYPRKAFDRQSMLWDLNYFKYYFVRLAGFPFDEQALEDDFESLINFLAAAGSDYFMYRDFQSRNVMIAGNRPFFIDYQGGRRGPLQYDIASLLFDAKANLPNDFREEMLQLYITEASKYTTIEPESFSRYYSGFVLIRILQALGAYGFRGFYQKKEHFLQSIPFALDNLNYLLHYRNPGIKIPTLESLLRKFINSETLRNYAKPGLKVRVCSFSYKAGMPEDTSGNGGGFVFDCRALPNPGRLEEYRLFTGKDEKVAAYLASHHETSFFLNNIYNLVDQAVENYISRGFQHLMVSFGCTGGQHRSVYSAEQLCKHLNNRFKMNISPDHLQKEKWPVNIL; this is translated from the coding sequence ATGACTGATTCTAAAGAAATACTTTCCCGATTATTCACTCAATGGAGCGGCGAACAAGCCTCTTCAATCAAATCGCTGCCGGCTTCGGGCTCCGACAGACATTATTTTCGCCTGTCAGGTAACGAAACCAATGCCATAGGCGCATGGAATCCTGATGAAAAAGAAAACAGGGCGTTTGTAGGCTTTAGCAAGCATTTCAGTTCAATCGGGCTTCCCGTGCCAGAGATTTTCGCCTTTCACGAGGATGAGCAGGCCTATATTCAAGCCGACTTGGGCAACGAAACCCTTTTTGATATTTTATCGAACGAAGGAACAAGTGCCCGCGTGAAAGATCTTTACCGGCAAACAGTCAACTGGTTACCCCGGTTTCAGATTGAAGGTGCCCAAGGCCTCAATTTCGACCTTTGCTATCCGCGCAAAGCCTTCGACAGACAATCAATGCTTTGGGATCTGAACTACTTTAAATATTACTTTGTCAGGCTTGCTGGCTTTCCATTTGACGAACAGGCGCTTGAAGATGACTTCGAAAGTCTGATTAATTTCTTAGCCGCTGCCGGTTCTGATTACTTTATGTACCGCGATTTTCAGTCGCGCAATGTCATGATAGCCGGAAACCGCCCTTTTTTCATTGATTATCAGGGAGGCCGCCGCGGTCCCTTGCAATACGACATTGCCTCTCTGCTGTTTGATGCAAAGGCCAACCTGCCCAATGACTTCAGAGAAGAAATGCTACAGCTTTATATCACTGAAGCATCTAAATACACGACGATTGAACCTGAAAGTTTTTCACGATATTACTCAGGATTTGTGCTCATTCGGATTCTTCAGGCACTCGGTGCTTACGGATTCAGAGGATTCTATCAAAAAAAGGAGCACTTTTTGCAAAGTATACCTTTTGCGCTTGACAACCTGAACTATTTGCTTCACTACCGGAATCCGGGTATAAAAATCCCAACACTTGAATCATTACTCCGAAAGTTTATAAACAGTGAAACCCTCAGAAATTACGCCAAACCGGGACTTAAAGTAAGAGTTTGCAGCTTCTCATACAAGGCTGGAATGCCTGAAGATACTTCAGGCAATGGTGGGGGATTTGTTTTTGACTGCCGGGCACTTCCTAACCCAGGCCGACTGGAAGAATACCGTTTATTTACCGGAAAAGATGAAAAAGTAGCTGCCTACCTGGCTTCTCACCACGAAACAAGCTTTTTCCTGAACAACATATATAACCTTGTCGATCAGGCTGTTGAAAACTACATCTCACGCGGATTTCAACACCTGATGGTAAGTTTTGGATGTACCGGCGGGCAGCACAGATCAGTTTACAGTGCCGAACAACTCTGTAAACATTTGAATAACCGGTTTAAAATGAATATTTCACCCGACCATTTACAAAAAGAAAAGTGGCCTGTAAACATCTTATAA
- a CDS encoding ferritin family protein: protein MENKSIEILKTAILMEKRGKAFYEKVAQQTESPEVKKIFTMMAEEEQTHVEFLSKQFASYNQDKKFAKVELKSDAGVADAILSADIKKQISAASFEAAAISAAIDMETKAIEVYSKQAAEATDPNEKELFAWLADWEKGHHKILHELNEELKESIWYDNQFWPF from the coding sequence ATGGAAAACAAATCAATTGAAATTCTGAAGACTGCCATTTTGATGGAGAAACGCGGAAAAGCATTTTATGAAAAAGTTGCTCAGCAAACCGAAAGCCCTGAGGTGAAAAAGATTTTCACAATGATGGCAGAAGAGGAGCAAACCCATGTTGAGTTTCTTTCAAAACAGTTTGCAAGCTACAACCAGGATAAAAAGTTTGCAAAAGTTGAGCTTAAATCTGATGCAGGTGTGGCCGATGCTATTCTTTCAGCAGATATTAAAAAGCAGATATCTGCCGCCAGTTTCGAAGCTGCAGCTATTTCAGCAGCCATTGATATGGAAACCAAAGCCATTGAAGTGTATTCTAAACAGGCGGCTGAGGCAACCGATCCCAACGAGAAGGAGCTGTTTGCCTGGCTTGCTGATTGGGAAAAGGGTCATCATAAAATTTTACATGAGCTGAACGAAGAGTTGAAGGAAAGTATCTGGTACGACAACCAGTTCTGGCCTTTTTAA
- a CDS encoding T9SS type A sorting domain-containing protein: MMTPNALYWGDFFQHQAEKTLFVNMVKANSYIANPKVGIFCTTAYYSTVVNADTLIAILGRAGITGVKVTSDMIDTQAEINNYNVLILGGSGHSNGELNAGYVTVQGVIKDFVQNNHGGVIFTGWSVYTLRGFSAPDYNDMIPVELNPSYGYQLGYSLLKHLPSDPLFEGVGSLACTGYCEFPVGNIKSGAIAYGGIAPYIPFVLPTVTTSAITTYTSNSATMGGNVTAEGTTPVTARGVVYSSTDNTPELGEPGVTADANGAGTGSFSKSIEGLTAGTTYFVRAYATNSIGTNYGNQVSFTTTSCSNPTNGGSIAGTQSGCAPFTPATLNSTALPGGHNGTLEFLWQSSTIGSGSGFTDISSSNSASYSPGTLSQTTWFKRIARVTCASWTGAAESNVIQVTVEATPIAGTLAKTPNVLNVCENDIVSATLTAGNGGNGTDELEFRTSNGTWSAWAAYTSGANISTADLSGVEIRTRRTATYCENSAYTTVGWNVEATPITGTLAKTPNVLNVCENEIVSATLTAGNGGNGTDELEFRTNNGTWSVWAAYTSGANISCWGLSSVEIRTRRSASTCEPSVYTVATWNVNPLPVPVINGSNSVCLNSTGHTYSTAANMTNYSWAISAGGTITAGANTSTITVNWNATGEQSVSVNYINENGCTAQNATIFEVTVNPLPLPSINGRNFLCAGTSGEIYTTEPGMTNYSWTISDGGIITSGALTNTITVTWNNDTSQGLSVNYINENGCTAPSATFYDVTVASLPVPTITGPAFVCAGESEATYTTQSSMSGYDWSVSPGGVITSGNGTNQITITWNTDGPQTVSINYTNANGCTAENPSVMDVTVRPLPTYSFDISATEICSGGTVDFINYFSGVAPWTVVYSYNGAQSSFTTSNNPDYYSEVFTETTENRIISVTDGNGCTAMINTVTIITVNPLPVPTISGAAFVCEGATGETYTTESGMTDYNWAVSEGGTITSGAGTNTITVDWSGEESQTVSVVYTNENGCSALNASVLEITMNPLPQPEISGPESVCAGTNGVIYTTDDQMSDYNWTISSGGSITSGNGTHEITVHWYVAGNHVINVNYTNSNACTSVIPGMIEVEVNPLPAAAGTITGTPTVCAGTQGMVYSVPAIANASICFWTLPAGAEIVSGFGTNSITVDFNNTASSGIITVRGANSCGQGAASPIFQVQVNPIPEKPVITQIGQILTSSATEGNQWFFNGIEIPGATSQQIEALNSGEYSVMVTLDGCNSQMSDIITVIITGTIENLALQEVEIYPNPNHGEFTLSVSSEKLKNMDLQILTSLGVVIYEKADLNVQGKLIEKIKLSGIAPGIYFVKLSTSDQQLIRKVIIH; encoded by the coding sequence ATGATGACACCTAATGCCCTCTATTGGGGAGATTTTTTCCAGCATCAGGCTGAAAAAACGCTGTTTGTAAACATGGTTAAAGCGAATAGCTATATTGCCAATCCAAAAGTCGGAATTTTTTGCACAACAGCTTATTATTCCACTGTAGTAAATGCAGATACCTTAATTGCCATATTGGGCAGAGCTGGAATAACCGGCGTTAAGGTTACTTCCGACATGATTGACACGCAGGCAGAGATAAACAACTACAATGTACTTATCTTGGGCGGAAGTGGTCATTCAAACGGAGAACTTAATGCAGGATATGTTACCGTTCAAGGGGTGATTAAAGATTTTGTGCAAAATAATCATGGAGGTGTAATTTTTACAGGTTGGTCAGTTTATACACTTCGAGGTTTTAGCGCACCGGATTATAATGATATGATTCCGGTAGAACTAAATCCTAGTTATGGATATCAACTTGGCTACTCGCTTTTGAAACACCTTCCTTCCGATCCTTTATTTGAGGGTGTTGGCTCATTGGCCTGCACAGGCTATTGTGAATTTCCTGTGGGAAATATCAAGTCAGGAGCTATTGCCTATGGCGGAATTGCTCCATACATTCCATTTGTTTTACCTACTGTAACCACAAGCGCAATTACGACCTATACTTCAAACTCAGCTACCATGGGAGGTAATGTCACAGCAGAAGGTACAACTCCGGTTACCGCAAGAGGAGTTGTGTATTCTTCAACAGACAACACTCCTGAGCTTGGCGAACCAGGGGTTACGGCAGATGCCAATGGGGCAGGCACAGGCAGTTTTAGCAAATCTATTGAAGGACTCACTGCTGGCACTACCTATTTTGTTAGAGCTTATGCCACAAATAGCATAGGTACTAATTACGGCAATCAGGTAAGTTTCACAACTACATCTTGTAGCAACCCGACAAACGGAGGAAGCATCGCCGGAACGCAATCAGGTTGTGCTCCGTTTACGCCTGCAACACTCAACAGTACAGCATTGCCAGGCGGACACAACGGAACACTGGAATTCTTATGGCAAAGCTCAACCATAGGCAGTGGATCTGGTTTTACTGACATCAGCAGCAGTAACTCTGCCTCTTACAGCCCGGGAACCCTTTCTCAAACTACCTGGTTTAAACGTATAGCAAGGGTAACCTGTGCCTCATGGACTGGTGCTGCAGAATCTAATGTAATTCAGGTAACAGTTGAAGCTACACCAATTGCCGGAACACTGGCCAAAACACCAAACGTACTGAACGTTTGTGAAAACGACATCGTTTCTGCTACGCTCACTGCCGGAAACGGCGGCAACGGCACCGACGAACTCGAATTCCGCACCAGCAACGGAACATGGTCAGCATGGGCTGCCTATACTTCTGGAGCGAATATTTCAACTGCTGATTTATCCGGCGTTGAAATCCGCACCCGCCGCACAGCAACTTACTGCGAAAATTCAGCTTACACAACTGTTGGCTGGAATGTAGAAGCCACGCCAATCACCGGAACACTGGCCAAGACACCAAACGTGTTGAACGTTTGTGAAAACGAAATCGTTTCTGCGACGCTGACTGCCGGAAATGGCGGCAACGGCACCGACGAACTCGAATTCCGCACCAACAACGGAACATGGTCGGTATGGGCTGCCTATACTTCTGGAGCAAATATTTCTTGTTGGGGTTTATCAAGTGTTGAGATCCGCACAAGAAGATCTGCCAGTACTTGCGAACCTTCAGTTTACACGGTTGCCACATGGAATGTAAATCCACTACCGGTTCCGGTAATTAATGGCTCAAACAGCGTTTGCTTAAATTCAACAGGCCATACTTATTCAACCGCCGCAAACATGACCAATTATTCATGGGCAATCTCAGCAGGGGGAACAATCACAGCAGGGGCTAACACCAGTACTATTACAGTCAACTGGAACGCAACGGGCGAACAAAGCGTCAGTGTTAATTACATCAATGAAAATGGATGCACAGCTCAAAATGCCACAATTTTTGAGGTAACTGTTAATCCGCTGCCATTACCGAGCATTAACGGCCGAAACTTCCTGTGTGCAGGTACAAGCGGTGAAATTTATACAACAGAGCCTGGCATGACCAACTATTCCTGGACTATATCAGACGGTGGAATAATTACTTCCGGAGCCCTTACCAATACCATTACCGTTACATGGAACAATGATACAAGCCAGGGCCTGAGTGTAAATTATATCAATGAAAACGGATGTACAGCGCCCAGTGCTACCTTTTATGATGTAACAGTCGCTTCTCTACCGGTACCAACAATTACCGGCCCGGCATTTGTTTGTGCCGGCGAATCAGAGGCAACCTATACAACACAATCTTCCATGAGTGGGTATGACTGGTCGGTGTCACCAGGAGGGGTTATTACTTCGGGTAACGGAACCAATCAGATTACCATAACCTGGAATACTGACGGGCCTCAAACCGTTAGTATCAATTACACCAACGCAAATGGATGCACCGCAGAAAATCCTTCTGTGATGGATGTAACTGTCAGACCATTGCCAACTTATTCATTTGACATTTCTGCTACAGAAATATGCTCTGGCGGAACCGTTGATTTTATCAATTACTTCAGCGGTGTGGCACCATGGACAGTTGTTTACTCCTACAATGGAGCTCAATCATCGTTTACCACATCCAATAATCCTGATTACTACTCGGAGGTATTTACAGAAACCACTGAAAACAGGATTATTTCAGTTACCGATGGAAATGGCTGCACTGCCATGATAAATACAGTTACAATCATTACAGTGAATCCTTTGCCGGTTCCGACCATTTCAGGCGCAGCTTTTGTTTGTGAAGGAGCCACTGGAGAAACCTACACCACCGAATCAGGCATGACTGACTACAACTGGGCAGTTTCTGAAGGAGGAACTATTACTTCAGGAGCGGGAACAAACACCATTACTGTAGACTGGAGTGGTGAAGAATCTCAGACTGTAAGTGTTGTATATACAAATGAGAATGGGTGCTCTGCCTTAAATGCATCTGTTCTTGAGATTACAATGAACCCATTACCACAGCCAGAGATCTCAGGTCCTGAATCTGTTTGTGCTGGCACAAATGGCGTAATATACACAACTGATGACCAGATGAGTGACTATAATTGGACAATTTCATCAGGAGGCAGTATCACCTCAGGCAACGGAACTCATGAAATTACTGTTCACTGGTATGTGGCCGGCAATCATGTAATAAATGTAAATTATACCAATTCCAATGCTTGTACTTCGGTTATTCCGGGCATGATAGAAGTTGAGGTGAACCCGCTTCCGGCTGCTGCAGGAACAATTACCGGAACACCAACTGTTTGTGCCGGCACACAAGGAATGGTTTATTCAGTTCCTGCTATTGCGAATGCCAGCATCTGCTTCTGGACACTGCCTGCAGGAGCCGAAATTGTTTCAGGTTTTGGCACCAACTCCATAACAGTTGACTTTAACAATACGGCAAGTTCAGGAATTATCACTGTTAGAGGAGCCAACAGTTGTGGTCAGGGAGCAGCTTCACCCATTTTCCAGGTGCAGGTAAACCCGATTCCTGAAAAACCCGTCATTACACAAATTGGCCAAATCCTTACCAGCAGTGCCACTGAAGGGAACCAATGGTTCTTTAATGGAATTGAAATACCCGGCGCTACCAGCCAACAGATAGAGGCTTTGAACTCAGGCGAATATTCTGTAATGGTTACTCTCGATGGTTGTAATTCCCAAATGTCAGATATTATCACAGTGATAATTACCGGCACCATTGAAAACCTTGCATTGCAGGAAGTGGAAATTTATCCTAACCCGAATCACGGAGAATTTACCTTATCTGTTAGCTCTGAAAAACTGAAGAATATGGATTTGCAGATTCTTACCAGTCTTGGAGTTGTGATATACGAAAAAGCAGATTTAAATGTACAGGGTAAACTGATTGAAAAAATCAAATTATCAGGAATTGCTCCGGGCATTTATTTTGTAAAACTATCAACAAGCGATCAGCAATTGATCAGAAAGGTGATCATTCATTAA